In Sphingobacterium zeae, one genomic interval encodes:
- a CDS encoding transketolase produces MTKHSIHNLEAIVKQARRDIIRMVHGCQSGHPGGSLGCTELLVCLYFELMQRNDHFDLDGIGEDLFFLSNGHVSPVFYSVLARADYFPVDELSTFRKLNSRLQGHPTTHEGLPGIRVASGSLGQGLSVAIGAAQAKKLNHDNHLVYVLMGDGELQEGQVWEAAMYAAHNKMDNLIAIVDYNGAQIDGATNDVLSLGDLPRKWMAFGWNVIEIMRGNDIESVISGLRKAQASTGVGMPVMVLLHTEMGNGVDFMMGSHKWHGIAPSDEQLNLALNQNAETLGDYIA; encoded by the coding sequence ATGACAAAACATAGTATACATAATTTAGAAGCTATTGTCAAGCAAGCACGGAGAGATATAATCCGGATGGTGCATGGATGCCAGTCAGGACATCCTGGAGGATCGTTGGGTTGTACCGAATTGTTGGTGTGCTTATACTTTGAGTTGATGCAGCGAAACGACCATTTTGACTTGGACGGCATAGGAGAGGATCTATTTTTCCTTTCCAATGGACATGTATCTCCGGTGTTTTACAGTGTTCTTGCACGGGCAGATTATTTTCCGGTCGATGAACTTTCCACCTTCAGAAAACTCAATTCACGCCTTCAGGGACATCCCACGACGCATGAAGGACTTCCTGGTATTCGTGTTGCTTCAGGGTCTTTAGGACAGGGGCTTTCTGTCGCTATTGGTGCTGCACAGGCTAAAAAGCTAAACCATGACAATCATCTAGTGTATGTATTGATGGGGGATGGCGAATTACAGGAAGGCCAAGTATGGGAAGCGGCTATGTATGCCGCCCACAACAAAATGGACAATTTGATTGCCATTGTAGATTACAATGGCGCTCAGATTGATGGCGCTACCAATGATGTGCTCTCGCTGGGCGATCTACCGCGAAAATGGATGGCATTTGGTTGGAACGTTATTGAAATTATGCGAGGAAATGATATTGAATCGGTGATTTCGGGACTTCGAAAAGCTCAAGCTTCAACTGGCGTAGGCATGCCAGTAATGGTGTTGCTACATACGGAAATGGGGAATGGCGTCGACTTTATGATGGGTTCACATAAATGGCATGGCATTGCTCCCAGCGATGAGCAACTAAATTTGGCCTTAAATCAGAATGCAGAAACATTGGGGGATTATATCGCCTAA
- a CDS encoding glycoside hydrolase family 95 protein, whose protein sequence is MIKNLIWKHIITFIGIITLHTTLLFAQKRSALTLWYDRPADERIWEQALPLGNGRLGTMFYGIPSCERMQLNEETIWAGSPYRNDNPKGGGALKTIQDYIFDGKSAEAEKLANQTFFTKTHGMPYQTAGNILLRFPGHDNYQDYYRELDIEHAVARSHYTVDGVKYTREVFTSFADDVIVMQIRSSKKGKLNCTLAYENESKHTIFKSGDRLILEGRGTDHEGVKGEVVYQIHTGVNLRDGELVVDDESITIKDATSIRLYISMASNFKNYKQLGSDPSKEATERLQKAMRKDYELAFQQHKTAYNKQFNLFQLHLGSVNDEQQQPISTRIANFAHTQDPALVTLLAQFGRYLLICSSQPGGQPANLQGIWNRSMQPAWDSKYTININTQMNYWPANVTNLSGTLQPLFSMIKELSESGKETAKTLYNASGWVAHHNTDIWRVTSPIDFAAAGMWPSGGLWLSQHVWEHYLFTGDRFFLKQYYPTMKGACDFLLSTLIVHRGYPDQQWLVLSPSISPEQGPLAAGVTMDNQLCYDMLTRTALAADVLGIDSSYRDTLLSTARRIPPMHIGRYNQLQEWMEDVDDPQNQHRHISHLYGLFPGSQISPFGTPELFEAARNSLIYRGDFATGWSIGWKINLWARLLDGNHAYEIIKNMLTLSDEKHLEGRTYPNLFTAHPPFQIDGNFGLTAGVAEMLVQSHDGAVHLLPAIPDRWSDGWVKGIKARGGFEIEMQWKKGKIKEVRVFSALGGMLRLRTASALEGSGIQLAKDYLNNALLTSIRTPKPIQSAESHLKGIKLPHYYEYDVLTVPGKYYTLTAY, encoded by the coding sequence ATGATTAAAAACCTTATTTGGAAGCATATTATCACATTCATTGGAATCATAACATTGCATACTACACTTTTGTTTGCGCAAAAGCGGTCGGCTTTAACCCTATGGTATGATCGGCCGGCGGATGAGCGGATATGGGAGCAGGCCTTACCGCTAGGAAATGGTCGGTTGGGTACGATGTTTTATGGAATCCCATCGTGTGAACGCATGCAGCTCAATGAGGAAACTATCTGGGCTGGTAGTCCTTATCGGAACGATAACCCCAAAGGCGGTGGGGCATTAAAAACTATTCAGGATTATATATTTGACGGGAAGTCAGCTGAAGCTGAAAAGCTTGCAAATCAAACTTTCTTTACAAAGACCCATGGCATGCCTTATCAAACTGCCGGTAATATTCTGCTGCGATTTCCGGGTCATGATAACTATCAGGACTATTATCGTGAATTGGATATCGAGCACGCTGTAGCGCGTTCTCATTATACAGTAGATGGAGTAAAATATACGAGGGAGGTTTTCACTTCCTTTGCTGATGATGTGATCGTAATGCAGATCCGATCGAGCAAGAAAGGGAAGCTCAACTGCACCTTGGCGTATGAGAATGAGTCGAAGCATACTATTTTTAAGAGCGGTGATCGACTTATTTTAGAAGGGCGAGGTACTGATCATGAGGGGGTTAAAGGGGAGGTTGTTTATCAGATCCATACCGGAGTAAACCTTAGGGATGGAGAGCTAGTTGTGGATGACGAATCGATTACTATAAAGGATGCGACTTCCATCCGTCTTTATATTTCAATGGCGAGTAATTTCAAAAATTATAAACAGTTGGGATCGGATCCCTCCAAGGAGGCCACGGAAAGGTTGCAAAAAGCAATGCGTAAGGATTATGAGCTTGCTTTTCAGCAGCATAAAACCGCTTACAATAAGCAGTTTAACCTTTTTCAACTGCATTTGGGCAGCGTCAACGACGAACAGCAACAGCCTATTTCAACACGAATTGCTAATTTTGCCCATACGCAGGATCCAGCGCTAGTTACCCTATTGGCTCAATTCGGCCGATATTTACTTATCTGTTCTTCGCAGCCAGGTGGTCAACCTGCTAACTTACAAGGCATCTGGAACCGCTCCATGCAGCCCGCTTGGGACAGTAAATACACGATCAATATCAATACGCAGATGAACTATTGGCCTGCGAATGTAACTAACCTTTCAGGAACGCTTCAGCCATTATTTTCCATGATTAAAGAACTCAGCGAAAGTGGAAAAGAAACGGCAAAAACGTTGTATAATGCATCTGGTTGGGTAGCTCATCATAATACAGATATTTGGCGTGTGACGAGTCCTATTGATTTTGCGGCAGCTGGAATGTGGCCCAGTGGGGGGCTGTGGTTGTCGCAACATGTATGGGAGCATTACCTTTTTACGGGAGATCGTTTTTTTTTAAAGCAATATTATCCCACTATGAAGGGCGCTTGTGATTTTCTTTTGTCTACACTTATAGTACATCGTGGATATCCAGATCAGCAATGGCTTGTTTTGAGTCCTTCAATTTCGCCCGAACAAGGTCCACTCGCTGCCGGAGTGACGATGGATAACCAGCTGTGTTATGACATGCTCACGCGTACTGCTTTGGCTGCAGACGTGCTGGGTATCGATTCTAGCTACAGGGATACTTTGCTAAGTACGGCTCGCCGTATTCCACCGATGCATATCGGTCGATATAACCAGCTACAAGAATGGATGGAAGATGTGGATGATCCGCAAAATCAACATCGGCATATTTCACACCTATATGGATTATTTCCAGGGAGCCAAATTTCACCTTTTGGCACACCTGAATTGTTTGAAGCAGCCCGTAATTCATTGATTTATCGCGGGGATTTCGCAACAGGATGGTCGATCGGCTGGAAAATAAACTTATGGGCCCGCCTTTTGGATGGAAACCATGCGTACGAAATTATAAAAAATATGCTAACGCTTTCTGATGAAAAGCATCTAGAGGGACGTACCTATCCTAATCTTTTTACAGCACATCCTCCATTTCAGATAGATGGTAATTTTGGGCTAACAGCAGGTGTGGCAGAAATGCTGGTCCAAAGTCACGATGGTGCTGTGCATCTCCTGCCAGCGATTCCCGATCGATGGAGCGACGGGTGGGTAAAAGGCATAAAGGCACGTGGAGGATTTGAAATTGAAATGCAGTGGAAAAAAGGAAAGATAAAGGAAGTCAGGGTATTTTCTGCTTTAGGTGGCATGTTGCGGCTTCGTACAGCTTCGGCATTGGAAGGGTCTGGAATTCAACTCGCAAAAGATTATCTGAACAATGCTCTTCTCACTTCAATACGAACACCAAAACCTATTCAGTCAGCTGAATCACATCTGAAAGGAATTAAATTACCACACTATTACGAATACGACGTGCTGACCGTACCCGGGAAATACTAC
- a CDS encoding alpha/beta hydrolase, translating to MKKIICTLWCVFSISLITKAQQAAPQGFDLERPLASTGKIDSLIYPSKTVGVKRKALIYTPPGYHATKKYPVLYLLHGIGGDEREWFRHGNPQVIFDNLYAEGKMEPMLVIMPNGRAMQDDRAGGNVMAPDRVAAFSTFEQDLLNDLIPYVENQFPVIKDREHRAIFGLSMGGGQALNFGLAHLDTFAWVGGFSSAPNTKMPQELLPNPQDAKDKLKLLWISCGDQDGLLHISKRTHDYLSQHGVPHIYYLEPGGHDFNVWKNDLYNVSQLVFKDKK from the coding sequence ATGAAAAAGATAATCTGCACATTATGGTGCGTTTTCTCCATCAGCTTAATCACTAAAGCGCAGCAGGCTGCTCCACAAGGATTTGATCTTGAGCGACCATTGGCCTCAACTGGAAAAATAGATTCCCTAATTTATCCTTCAAAAACTGTTGGGGTAAAGAGAAAAGCTTTAATTTATACGCCGCCTGGATATCATGCTACTAAAAAATATCCTGTATTGTACTTGCTGCATGGAATAGGTGGGGATGAAAGGGAATGGTTCAGACATGGAAACCCGCAGGTTATTTTTGATAACCTATATGCCGAGGGAAAGATGGAACCGATGCTGGTGATTATGCCGAATGGTCGCGCTATGCAGGATGACCGTGCTGGTGGTAATGTGATGGCACCTGATCGGGTTGCAGCGTTTTCGACTTTTGAACAAGATCTTCTCAATGACCTTATTCCCTACGTTGAAAATCAGTTTCCCGTTATCAAAGATCGCGAACACCGTGCGATTTTTGGGTTATCGATGGGGGGCGGTCAGGCGCTGAATTTTGGACTGGCTCATCTCGACACGTTCGCCTGGGTAGGGGGTTTTTCTTCTGCGCCCAATACGAAGATGCCGCAAGAGTTGCTCCCTAATCCGCAAGATGCGAAGGACAAGCTAAAACTACTTTGGATATCCTGTGGCGACCAGGATGGTTTGCTTCATATTAGTAAACGTACGCATGATTACCTTTCGCAACATGGGGTGCCTCATATTTATTATCTGGAGCCTGGAGGACATGATTTCAATGTGTGGAAAAATGACCTTTATAATGTTTCGCAATTGGTATTTAAGGATAAAAAATAA
- a CDS encoding transketolase family protein: MKKYTYTESKDTRSGFGAGLLEAGKQDENVVALCADLIGSLKMNDFIKAFPERFFQIGIAEANMMGIAAGITIGGKIPFTGTFANFSTGRVYDQIRQSIAYSDKNVKIAASHAGLTLGEDGATHQILEDIGLMKMLPGMTVINPCDYNQTKAATLAAAKHKGPVYLRFGRPVVPVFTPEDQEFVIGEAVMLNPGTAVTILATGHLVWEAIRAGEELEALGIDAEIINIHTIKPLDEHAILNSIAKTGCVVTAEEHNRIGGLGDSVAQLLTKKMPRPQEYVAVNDSFGESGPPSALMDKYGLNADAIVAAALRVLKRKEV; this comes from the coding sequence ATGAAAAAATATACATATACAGAGTCAAAAGACACGCGTTCGGGATTTGGAGCCGGTTTGCTTGAAGCAGGAAAGCAGGACGAAAATGTGGTCGCACTATGTGCCGACCTGATCGGTTCGCTAAAAATGAACGATTTTATCAAAGCCTTTCCTGAACGCTTTTTTCAGATAGGGATTGCAGAGGCAAATATGATGGGAATTGCGGCTGGAATTACCATCGGTGGAAAAATACCTTTCACAGGAACGTTTGCTAATTTTTCAACAGGCCGAGTATACGACCAAATTCGGCAATCAATTGCTTATTCGGATAAAAATGTAAAAATAGCAGCTTCGCATGCTGGTCTGACGTTGGGTGAAGATGGAGCTACCCATCAGATATTGGAAGATATCGGATTGATGAAAATGCTTCCTGGAATGACTGTTATCAATCCTTGCGATTACAACCAGACGAAGGCCGCGACATTAGCTGCAGCTAAACATAAGGGGCCAGTTTACCTGCGATTTGGTCGTCCCGTGGTGCCGGTTTTTACGCCCGAAGATCAGGAATTTGTGATTGGTGAAGCCGTGATGCTGAATCCAGGCACCGCAGTGACTATATTGGCGACAGGGCATCTGGTGTGGGAAGCCATCCGTGCGGGCGAAGAGTTGGAAGCTTTGGGTATTGATGCCGAGATTATTAATATCCATACCATCAAACCTTTGGATGAACATGCCATACTAAATTCTATTGCTAAAACCGGCTGTGTCGTTACCGCTGAAGAACATAACCGTATCGGTGGACTTGGCGATAGTGTCGCACAATTGCTGACGAAGAAAATGCCAAGGCCGCAGGAATATGTCGCTGTGAACGATAGCTTCGGTGAATCGGGGCCACCGAGTGCATTGATGGACAAATATGGCCTGAATGCAGACGCGATAGTAGCAGCGGCGTTACGGGTACTTAAAAGGAAAGAGGTTTAA
- the fsa gene encoding fructose-6-phosphate aldolase → MKFFIDTASLSEIRLAQNLGVLDGVTTNPSLMAKEGIAGTVHVHAHYKAICDIVDGDVSAEVISTDYSSMIEEGMLLAALDNKIVVKVPMTEDGIKAIKYFSAKGIKTNCTLVFSAGQALLAAKAGASYVSPFVGRLDDISVDGLALIREIRTIFDNYAFQTQILAASVRHSAHILGCAKIGADVMTGPLQAIFALLKHPLTDSGLAQFLADHKRVAAQSNN, encoded by the coding sequence ATGAAATTTTTTATCGATACAGCAAGTCTCAGCGAGATTCGCTTGGCTCAGAATTTAGGTGTCCTAGATGGTGTAACGACCAATCCTTCGCTGATGGCAAAAGAGGGAATTGCAGGAACGGTTCATGTTCACGCACATTACAAAGCAATCTGTGATATTGTAGACGGTGATGTAAGTGCTGAAGTGATCTCAACTGATTACAGTTCGATGATTGAAGAGGGTATGCTCCTGGCGGCGCTAGACAATAAGATTGTGGTTAAGGTTCCGATGACCGAAGATGGTATTAAAGCGATCAAATATTTTAGTGCCAAGGGAATTAAGACTAACTGTACCTTGGTATTTTCAGCTGGTCAGGCGCTCTTAGCCGCTAAAGCCGGAGCAAGCTATGTATCGCCTTTTGTGGGCAGGCTGGATGATATATCTGTCGATGGGCTGGCACTGATCCGCGAGATAAGGACGATATTTGACAATTACGCTTTCCAAACCCAGATTCTTGCAGCTTCGGTACGCCACAGTGCACATATCCTAGGCTGTGCCAAAATAGGCGCAGATGTAATGACAGGGCCCTTGCAGGCGATCTTTGCATTATTAAAACACCCGTTAACGGATAGTGGACTAGCGCAATTTTTAGCTGATCATAAACGCGTTGCTGCGCAAAGTAACAATTGA
- a CDS encoding two-component regulator propeller domain-containing protein, which produces MIRTLLLFTWLLLTFFSYGQNQPVTFQRYYSKDGLSSNTIYSIYRDSYGFLWLGTEDGLNRFDGRHYTVYRYDANKENSLMANHISALKEDRKGRIWIGTNGGGLSYYDREADRIRSYNLTPDGQWLSTAINSIDQDANGNIWIASYGALYVLDVNDLQKKMDPTYKYILETFAGKVTGCVFRDRHNNMWVSSENAIFRISANLKTIKRFEVLSEQDGYGNGIDITSIVEDDNGRIWMGSMLGLKYLTPGDTEFKKFKSEVGKGALSSPRVYNLCYNQKQELWIGTDNGLDVLNTNNFSVRTFKPDPSNVHSLSHKSIRSICMDSSGIYWIGTFQGGLNKFDTNLSQFSLKSLDFLEGRNGDPAIVTSFAAYQNKIFLGVDGGGIWKYDRTADRLSPFALSASLPKDLTVLALERKLDQLWIGTYQQGVICYDFPSGNVRRYTVGNRADKLNNNDIFCLKVDFQGNTWVGTNGGGVNIIQKGSGIVKKYKREEPSDDGMELPGNFIRALSEDQEHKMWIGTYGSGLVMYDPIKQHTITYDKAKSKLPSNYILAVHTDKKGNLWVGTNGNGVGLLRKGKTLFETLSEKDGLVNGAIQSIIEDDMGRIWFSTNKGLSCYSPANNKFKNYSNAVGLQEGAFMLGASLKTDDGEIYFGGQKGFNHFYPAHLKTNSNPARVALTDLKIDNVIIQPSDKGPIQQSLLTADRINLKYKQNFSISFAALNLTVPEDNQYEYRLVGFDKNWIRNGKENSAYYTNLDPGDYVFEVRASNNDGIWNREIKSIAIHVAPPFWRTIYAYLLYVFAFAGVLLSIRHRGIQKLKQKFALEQERIQARQLIEQQKRDAETKHQLDAMKIRFLTNLSHEFRTPISLIMGPIDALLTKSKDNKLGDQLNLISRNARRLLNLVNQLLDFRKMEYHELKLQDEDGELVSFVQEVYRSFQDMALQKGIDYSFVPCQEKLYCRFDRNKIERILFNLIYNAFKFTKKGGDIAVSITMANMVDKKLHVNLEVRDTGIGVPEELQKSIFESFFQYDNEGKVASQGSGIGLSIAQSFVQMYLGEISVDSQPGSGSVFKFDLWLDQAEPQYEEVPDCEAITAVQPAELRQSPLVLIIEDDEDFRYYLYESLKEHYQIIEATNGKDGWQKALFHHPDLVVSDVQMPYMNGMEFSQKLAQDKRTKHIPVVLLTASHVDNGLVCGLESGAVGYLTKPFDMDVLVAKVNSLLQLNQAFKEVYSKQVSILAPEVTIESEKDKFLQKVLKYVHDNVDNPQLSVEALSAHTLMSRASLYNKLLELTGMSPVDFIRSVKLEKAASLLEKSDKSISEIAYETGFANPNYFTKVFKAKYQMTPSEYIQSQKSESV; this is translated from the coding sequence ATGATACGGACATTACTGTTATTTACTTGGCTGTTGTTGACGTTTTTTTCTTATGGGCAAAACCAACCCGTAACCTTTCAACGCTATTATTCGAAGGATGGCCTTTCTTCCAATACAATCTATAGTATTTATCGCGACAGTTATGGTTTTCTTTGGTTGGGAACAGAGGATGGACTTAATCGCTTCGACGGCCGTCATTACACTGTCTACCGGTATGACGCCAATAAAGAGAATAGTTTAATGGCTAACCATATTTCGGCGTTAAAGGAAGACAGAAAGGGCAGGATATGGATTGGTACAAATGGTGGTGGATTGAGTTATTATGATCGGGAAGCCGACCGAATTCGCTCCTATAATCTTACGCCTGATGGTCAATGGCTGAGTACTGCAATCAATTCGATTGACCAGGACGCGAACGGAAATATTTGGATTGCGTCTTATGGTGCTTTATATGTTTTGGATGTAAATGATCTACAAAAGAAGATGGATCCCACCTATAAATACATTTTGGAAACGTTTGCCGGTAAAGTAACGGGCTGCGTATTCCGGGATAGACATAACAATATGTGGGTATCGTCGGAGAACGCAATATTCCGTATATCAGCAAACTTAAAGACCATAAAGCGTTTTGAGGTTCTTTCGGAACAGGATGGTTACGGAAATGGTATTGATATTACTTCCATTGTGGAAGACGATAACGGCAGGATTTGGATGGGATCTATGCTAGGACTTAAATATTTGACGCCTGGAGATACCGAATTCAAGAAATTTAAATCGGAGGTCGGAAAAGGAGCGTTGAGCAGCCCCCGGGTTTATAACTTGTGCTATAATCAAAAACAGGAATTATGGATCGGAACGGATAATGGTCTCGATGTATTGAATACCAATAATTTTAGCGTTCGTACCTTCAAGCCGGACCCAAGCAATGTCCATAGCCTTTCTCATAAATCGATACGGTCGATTTGTATGGATAGCAGCGGGATCTATTGGATTGGTACTTTTCAGGGCGGTTTAAATAAGTTTGATACCAATTTAAGCCAGTTTAGTTTAAAAAGCCTTGACTTTTTGGAAGGAAGGAATGGTGATCCGGCCATCGTAACCTCATTTGCTGCCTATCAAAATAAGATTTTTTTGGGAGTTGATGGTGGGGGCATTTGGAAATATGATCGAACAGCTGATCGATTGTCACCTTTTGCACTTTCTGCTAGCCTGCCTAAAGATCTTACGGTGCTAGCCTTGGAAAGAAAGCTTGATCAACTTTGGATCGGCACTTATCAGCAAGGGGTGATTTGTTATGATTTCCCTTCTGGAAATGTCAGACGGTATACCGTTGGCAATAGGGCAGATAAATTAAATAATAACGATATCTTTTGTTTAAAAGTTGACTTCCAGGGAAACACCTGGGTGGGCACAAACGGAGGTGGGGTAAACATCATTCAAAAGGGAAGCGGCATTGTCAAAAAATACAAGCGAGAGGAGCCGTCAGATGATGGGATGGAGTTGCCAGGGAATTTTATACGTGCGCTGTCAGAAGATCAAGAACATAAGATGTGGATAGGTACGTATGGCTCGGGTCTAGTGATGTACGACCCCATTAAACAACATACGATCACTTATGATAAAGCAAAAAGTAAGCTTCCAAGCAATTATATATTAGCTGTACACACCGATAAAAAAGGGAATTTGTGGGTTGGAACAAATGGAAATGGGGTGGGGTTGCTACGAAAAGGCAAGACATTGTTTGAGACTCTTTCCGAGAAAGATGGTTTAGTGAATGGTGCGATCCAAAGTATTATTGAAGACGATATGGGGCGCATTTGGTTTTCGACAAATAAAGGATTGAGTTGTTACTCTCCGGCAAATAATAAGTTTAAAAACTATTCAAATGCCGTAGGATTACAAGAAGGGGCTTTTATGCTTGGAGCATCGTTGAAAACAGATGATGGTGAAATTTACTTTGGCGGTCAGAAGGGCTTTAATCATTTTTATCCTGCTCATTTAAAAACGAATAGTAATCCTGCCAGGGTCGCGCTAACGGATCTAAAAATTGACAATGTGATTATTCAACCTTCAGACAAAGGTCCAATACAACAGTCGCTCTTGACTGCGGATCGTATCAACCTGAAGTATAAGCAGAATTTTTCCATTTCTTTTGCTGCACTGAACCTCACCGTGCCCGAAGATAACCAATATGAGTACCGCCTTGTCGGTTTTGACAAAAACTGGATTCGAAACGGAAAGGAAAACAGCGCCTATTACACGAATTTAGATCCTGGAGATTATGTCTTTGAGGTACGTGCAAGTAACAATGATGGCATTTGGAACAGGGAAATTAAATCGATAGCTATTCACGTTGCACCACCTTTTTGGCGTACAATTTATGCTTATTTATTGTATGTGTTTGCCTTTGCTGGGGTACTTTTGTCTATCAGGCATCGAGGAATTCAAAAGTTAAAGCAAAAATTTGCGCTGGAACAGGAACGTATTCAGGCGAGGCAGCTTATTGAACAGCAAAAAAGAGATGCTGAGACCAAACATCAGTTGGACGCGATGAAGATCAGGTTTTTAACCAATTTGAGTCATGAATTTCGCACGCCAATCTCTTTAATCATGGGACCCATCGATGCGTTATTAACCAAAAGTAAAGATAACAAACTGGGCGATCAGCTTAATTTGATCAGCCGCAACGCCCGCCGGCTATTGAATTTGGTCAATCAGTTACTCGATTTTCGTAAAATGGAATACCATGAGCTAAAATTGCAGGACGAGGATGGTGAATTGGTGTCGTTTGTACAGGAAGTATACCGCTCCTTTCAGGACATGGCTTTACAAAAAGGTATAGATTATTCCTTTGTTCCCTGTCAGGAAAAATTGTATTGCCGTTTTGACCGCAATAAGATTGAACGTATTTTATTTAATTTAATCTATAATGCCTTTAAATTTACAAAAAAGGGTGGGGATATCGCCGTAAGTATAACAATGGCAAATATGGTCGACAAAAAGCTTCATGTCAATCTTGAAGTTCGTGACACAGGTATCGGTGTTCCGGAGGAGCTTCAAAAGTCCATATTTGAAAGCTTTTTCCAATACGATAATGAGGGTAAAGTGGCAAGTCAAGGTTCTGGAATTGGGCTATCGATTGCCCAGTCATTTGTTCAGATGTACCTTGGGGAGATTTCTGTAGACAGCCAACCGGGCAGCGGCAGTGTCTTTAAATTTGATCTGTGGTTGGATCAGGCTGAACCGCAATATGAAGAGGTGCCCGATTGTGAAGCGATAACGGCGGTACAGCCAGCTGAACTTAGGCAGAGCCCACTCGTACTGATTATTGAAGACGATGAAGATTTTAGGTATTATCTCTACGAGTCCTTAAAAGAGCATTATCAGATCATTGAAGCTACGAACGGGAAGGACGGCTGGCAAAAGGCGCTTTTTCATCATCCCGATCTCGTGGTGAGCGATGTTCAGATGCCTTATATGAATGGTATGGAATTTTCTCAGAAGCTTGCCCAGGATAAACGGACAAAACATATCCCGGTCGTTTTACTGACTGCCTCACATGTCGATAATGGACTTGTCTGTGGCCTTGAGTCGGGAGCAGTCGGTTACCTGACTAAGCCGTTTGATATGGATGTACTCGTCGCTAAGGTTAACAGCTTGTTGCAGCTAAATCAGGCGTTCAAGGAAGTCTATAGTAAACAGGTATCTATTTTGGCTCCCGAAGTCACCATAGAATCTGAAAAGGATAAATTTTTACAAAAAGTACTCAAGTATGTCCACGATAATGTTGACAATCCACAATTATCTGTGGAAGCACTAAGTGCCCATACGTTGATGAGCAGAGCCTCCCTGTATAACAAATTATTGGAACTTACGGGTATGTCACCTGTAGATTTTATCCGTTCAGTAAAATTAGAAAAGGCTGCGAGCCTATTAGAAAAAAGTGATAAGTCTATTTCTGAAATTGCCTATGAAACGGGATTTGCCAATCCAAATTATTTTACAAAAGTCTTCAAAGCGAAGTATCAGATGACACCGAGTGAATATATTCAATCGCAGAAAAGCGAGTCTGTGTGA